GCGCGGCGGCGGAGACCTTGCCACGGGAATAATATACAGGCTTTACAGGGCAGGTTTCACAGTTGCAGTACTTGAATGCGAAAGGCCGCTTGTAGTGAGGCGCATGGTATCCGTGGCCCAGGCAGTGTTCGACGGAGGGTTCTCTGTTGAAGGGATGAGAGCGGTAAAAAGGCGATCGATAGAAGATATTGACCCTGATATAGTCAATGTTTTTGTAGACCCTGACGGAAGAAGTATAGATATATTAAAACCGGATATACTTGTAGATGCGATAATGGCGAAGCGTAATACAGGCACCGGCAGGGACATGGCTTCTCTTGTCGTAGGAATAGGCCCCGGCTTCACGGCTCCCGATGATGTGCATTTTGTAGTCGAGACTAAGCGGGGGCACTCGTTGGGACGCCTGATAAAAAATGGTTCGGCTGTGCCTGACACCGGTATTCCGGATGTGGTGATGGGCAGCGGAATTGAGCGCCTTCTTCGCTCTCCTGCCGACGGAGCGCTCAAACCGTTAAAAGAGATAGGGGATCTTGTCCAAAAAGGCGATTATATCGCCGAGGTCTCAGGTATGCCTGTCACAGCCCGGATAAGCGGAGTTCTGCGCGGACTGATACACAAATCAGTCGCACTAAGAAAAGGCATGAAAATAGGCGATATAGACCCGCGCGGCGACCGCACATTCTGCTTTACAATATCTGACAAAGCCTTATCTGTTGCCGGCGGAGTAATGGAGGCGGTATCGCTTCCAAGAAAATCATGATTGAATGCTCCTGCCATAGCATGGCACAGGGCGCCGGCATATAATATTCCGGTCATATTCTTTGCTTTCATTTACCGTTACATATCTGTTACAATTACTACACACGCTGTTAACTTTTACCCTCTATACTTCGTATAACACAGAAAACAGGAGGAGATAAGATGAAAAAAGTTATTGCTGTAATGGCAGGTTTAGCGGTTATGATATTTGCATCCGCAGCGTTTGCAGGGCAGATAGTTATGGACGGTTCAACAACGGTGCTGCCCTTCGGACAGGCAGCGGCAGAGCAGTTTATGAAGCAGAACCCCGGTGCAAAGTTCTCTGTCTCAGGCACCGGAACAGGTAACGGGTTCAAGTCGCTTGCAGGTGGGAAGACGCAGATAGCGATGGCCTCGCGCTTCATCAAAGATTCGGAAATAAAGGCGTGCATGGACAATAAGATCTATCCTGTCCCGTTTGCGGTCGCGCTGGACTGCCTGGTCCCTATAGTGCATCCTTCGAATCCCGTTAATTCACTTACAAGAGCACAGCTTAAGGACATCTATTCCGGCAAGGTCACAAACTGGAAACAGGTCGGAGGAGCAGATGCTCCCATAGTGGTAGTCGGACGCGACACGAGCTCCGGTACGTACGGAACATGGCAGGAGATGATCATGGACATCGGCAGCAAGGAGCGCGTTACGCCTAAGGCTCAGGTGGCATCTTCGAGCGGAGCAATGATGACGGTCATCTCGCAGAACAAGAACGCGATAGGATATGATGGCATGGGCTATGTGAGTAAATCTGTCAAGGCTCTCTCTGTTGACGGGATACACAGCTCGGCTGCCGGAGCGCGCAGCGGCAAGTACCCGCTTTCACGCTATCTGTTTATGTTCACTAACGGCTGGCCTGAGGGCGAAGTCCTTGATTTCATAACATTCATGCAGAGCGAAGCCGGACAGAGGATAGTCAACAGCAAAGGGTTCGTATCACTTCAGGACATAAAAAAATAGACATA
Above is a genomic segment from Synergistaceae bacterium containing:
- a CDS encoding EF2563 family selenium-dependent molybdenum hydroxylase system protein gives rise to the protein MGSARGLAIVRGGGDLATGIIYRLYRAGFTVAVLECERPLVVRRMVSVAQAVFDGGFSVEGMRAVKRRSIEDIDPDIVNVFVDPDGRSIDILKPDILVDAIMAKRNTGTGRDMASLVVGIGPGFTAPDDVHFVVETKRGHSLGRLIKNGSAVPDTGIPDVVMGSGIERLLRSPADGALKPLKEIGDLVQKGDYIAEVSGMPVTARISGVLRGLIHKSVALRKGMKIGDIDPRGDRTFCFTISDKALSVAGGVMEAVSLPRKS
- a CDS encoding PstS family phosphate ABC transporter substrate-binding protein, which produces MKKVIAVMAGLAVMIFASAAFAGQIVMDGSTTVLPFGQAAAEQFMKQNPGAKFSVSGTGTGNGFKSLAGGKTQIAMASRFIKDSEIKACMDNKIYPVPFAVALDCLVPIVHPSNPVNSLTRAQLKDIYSGKVTNWKQVGGADAPIVVVGRDTSSGTYGTWQEMIMDIGSKERVTPKAQVASSSGAMMTVISQNKNAIGYDGMGYVSKSVKALSVDGIHSSAAGARSGKYPLSRYLFMFTNGWPEGEVLDFITFMQSEAGQRIVNSKGFVSLQDIKK